In a genomic window of Wyeomyia smithii strain HCP4-BCI-WySm-NY-G18 chromosome 1, ASM2978416v1, whole genome shotgun sequence:
- the LOC129718995 gene encoding protein dj-1beta, which yields MSKKLLMLLPHGAEEMEFVICVDVLRRCGINVTVAGLGETRIKCSREVVITADTTLNEVAKEEYDAIALPGGLGGSTAMSESSAVGDILKSFESEGKLIAAICAAPTVLLTHSIALGKSLTSYPSFKFQLSEKYKYIDDRTVVVDGNLITSRGPGTAFDFALKIGEMLVGLDKVKQVASGMLYNIN from the exons ATGTCTAAGAAATTACTTATGTTACTTCCACATGGCGCAGAAGAGATGGAGTTTGTCATTTGTGTCGATGTATTGAGAAGATGTGGG atAAATGTGACCGTAGCTGGGCTCGGTGAAACAAGAATCAAATGCTCGAGAGAAGTGGTAATTACTGCTGATACCACACTTAATGAAGTTGCTAAG GAAGAATACGATGCCATCGCTCTTCCGGGTGGTTTAGGTGGTTCAACAGCAATGTCAGAATCTTCAGCAGTGGGTgacattttaaaatcatttgagTCCGAAGGTAAATTGATTGCAGCAATTTGTGCAG CTCCAACTGTTCTATTAACGCATTCGATTGCGCTAGGGAAATCATTAACATCATATCCTTCATTCAAGTTCCagctttcagaaaaatataa GTATATCGACGACAGAACTGTTGTTGTCGATGGGAATCTTATAACTAGTCGTGGACCTGGCACGGCGTTTGATTTCGCTCTTAAAATAGGTGAAATGTTGGTTGGTTTAGATAAAGTAAAACAGGTTGCATCTGGAATGCTGTATAATATCAATTAA
- the LOC129718994 gene encoding cystathionine gamma-lyase — MPNSKSVSDMKQLVAEDGFLAQPKGFATKAIHVGQDSSQWKSNAVVPPISMSTTFKQFAPAQHGGFEYGRSGNPTRNVLEQCLAALDNGKYGLTFSSGLGTTTTIITMLQAGDHIVAGDDLYGGTNRLLRKVALKMNISIDFVDCTNIAKVEAAVKPNTKLFWIETPTNPLLKVIDIEAVCAVAHKFPEVIVVVDNTFLSSYFQRPLNFGADIVMYSLTKYMNGHSDVIMGAAVMNDEAIYEKLKFLQNATGIVPSPFDCYLVNRSLKTLSLRMEQHKINSLAVAKFLEKHPKVERVLHPGLPSHPQHELAKRQTYGHSGIMSFYIKGGLEQSTIFLKSLEVFILAESLGGYESLAELPSVMTHASVPEEQRVALGITDGLIRISVGLEDSDDLIEDLKNALSNI; from the exons ATGCCCAATAGTAAAAGTGTTAGCGATATGAAACA ATTGGTTGCTGAAGATGGATTTCTAGCACAGCCAAAAGGCTTCGCCACAAAAGCAATTCACGTAGGCCAAGATTCAAGTCAATGGAAAAGCAATGCGGTTGTTCCGCCAATTAGTATGAGCACTACGTTTAAGCAATTTGCTCCAGCTCAGCATGGC GGCTTTGAATACGGCCGTAGTGGAAACCCGACTCGCAACGTGCTGGAACAATGTCTTGCGGCTTTGGATAATGGCAAATATGGTCTTACATTCTCGTCGGGATTGGGCACAACAACTACTATCATTACGATGCTTCAAGCCGGAGACCATATAGTCGCTGGAGATGATCTGTATGGTGGTACTAATCGGCTGCTTAGAAAGGTAGCTCTAAAAATGAACATTTCGATAGATTTTGTCGATTGTACTAACATAGCCAAAGTCGAAGCAGCGGTGAAACCTAACACCAAGCTGTTCTGGATTGAGACACCGACCAATCCATTATTGAAAGTTATTGATATTGAAGCAGTGTGTGCAGTAGCGCATAAATTTCCTGAG GTTATTGTAGTGGTGGACAACACATTTTTGTCTTCATATTTTCAACGACCATTGAATTTTGGAGCTGATATAGTAATGTATTCTTTAACGAAGTACATGAACGGACATTCCGACGTTATTATGGGCGCAGCTGTTATGAATGATGAAGCCATATATGAAAAGCTAAAATTTCTTCAGAATG CTACCGGCATTGTACCTTCACCATTTGATTGTTACCTCGTGAACCGTAGTTTGAAAACACTGTCACTTCGAATGGAGCAACATAAGATCAACTCATTGGCTGTTGCGAAATTCCTGGAAAAGCACCCGAAAGTGGAACGTGTGTTGCATCCTGGTCTGCCATCACACCCTCAGCATGAGTTAGCGAAACGGCAAACATACGGTCACAGCGGAATTATGTCATTTTATATCAAGGGTGGGTTGGAACAATCGACCATATTTTTGAAGTCACTGGAAGTTTTCATCCTAGCTGAGAGTCTGGGAGGCTATGAAAGCCTTGCGGAGCTACCATCGGTAATGACGCATGCTTCGGTGCCCGAAGAACAACGAGTTGCTCTCGGGATTACAGATGGGTTAATCAGAATTTCAGTTGGACTCGAAGACTCTGATGATTTAATAGAAGATTTGAAAAATGCTCTAAGCAATATTTGA